AACCTCGATGCGTGTCCTTGTTGTACCGCTTCAAGGTGGAAAACAAATGAGGCATCTGTTGCTAGTAAAAATGCTTCATCCACTAAGGGAAAGAAGAAAGCTGCAAAGATCCTACGGTGGTTCCCTTTAAAGCCAAGATTGCAACAACTATTTCTTTCACCCGATTTGGCTAGTTCTATGAAATGGCATGTTCATGGTCGTACTGATGATGGGGTTATGCGGCATCCTGCTGACTCCGAGGCATGGAAAATGTTTGATACTAAGTATTTAGAGTTCTCGTCTGACCCTCGTAATGTCAGACTTGGATTAGCTGCAGATGGGTTCAACCCCTTTGGAATTATGAGTACTAGTGACAGTACATGGCCTGTCATGTTGGTCCCCTACAATCTCCCACCTTGGCTGTGCATGAAACGGTCATCTTTGATTCTATCAGCGGTTATTCCTGGTCCTACCTCACCAGGGCTTGCTATAGATGTGTACTTGCAACCATTAGTAGAAGAACTAAGGGAGTTATGGGATGTTGGAGTACAGGCATATGATGCATCTTCAAAAGAAATATTCCAATTGCGTGTAGCATTGATGTGGACTATAAATGATTTTCCTGCATATGCAGATTTGTCGGGTTGGAGTACCAAAGGTGGGTTGGCGTGTCCTTCTTGTGCTATGGAGACCGACTCTCGGTATTTGAAAAATGGCCATAAATTTTGTTACATGGGACATAGGCGATGGTTGGATGTTGACCACAATTTCCGGGAAGAAGGTATGTTATTTGATGGATCTAATGATACATGATTGGCTCCTGTACCACCAGTCGCGTCACAGATTATTCCGGACACTGAACATTTTGTTGGACGTTGTCTGGGAAGGAAATGTCAACTTGCttacaataaaagaaagagaggggaGGCAGATCAAAGTGGTTGGAAGAAGAGAAGTATATTGTTCACATTGCCTTATTGGGAGGATCACAAATTGCGACACAATCTTGATGTGATGCATATAGAGAAGAATGTGATGGACAATATACTTGGCACACTGTTGAACTTGAAGGATCAAACAAAGGATAATTACAAGGCATGCCTTAACTTGGCGGACATGGGGATAAGGACTGAACTTCACCTACAACGAAGAAGTGATGATAAGTATATTATACCACCCGCTTGTTTTCATATGAGTTCATCGGAGAGAGATGGTTTCTTGCAAGTTTTGAAGGATGTAACAGTGCCTGATGGGTACGCTTCCAATATCTCACGTCGTGTGAATATGAAAGAACGCAAGATTTCTGGGTTGAAGAGTCATGATAATCACATCTTGATGCAGCAACTGTTTCCCATAGCGTTACGCGAGTCTTTGCCATCTCATGTTACTAGGCCTTTGATAAAGTTAGCTTGCTTCTTTAGAGAAATTTGTTCCAAAACCCTTAGTGTTTTAGATATTGTGACTGTTGAGGCAGACATTACAGTGACGTTGTGTGAATTGGAAAAGATATTTCGTCCATCCTTCTTTACAGTGATGGTACATTTGGTCATGCACTTAGCTGCTGAAGCCAAGATTGGTGGTCCAGTGCACTACCGGTGGATGTATCTCATTGAGAGGTAAGACGTATGTAATATTATTGATCAATTATGAGTTTCATGTGCGCATTCAAATAACCATGGCCAATCATTAatctttatatttctttataGGTACCTCGGACGCCTTAAGTCTTACGTATGAAATAGAGCTGCTCCAGAAGGGTCTATTGCTGAAGGATACATCGTAGAGGAGTGTTTAACATTTTGTTCACGGTATATGGAAGGAGTTGAAACTATATTCAATCGACCGACCAGGACGATTGAGGAGTCAACAGGGGTTGTTTCAATTGTGACACTAAGCAATAAAGAGTGGACCCAAGCCCATCgttatgttttatttaattctGAAAACATCAACCACTTTCATGAGTAAGTACTACATATTCCAATATGAGTGCACGTCAATCCATTGTACGTTAGGTCTATTAACCCTAATACAATTGCCTGCACAGGATGCACAAAAGATTGATGGAGGACGAACTCCGAAAAGGCCACCATCGTATATTCGAGGCCATTATATATAAGCACCACATGGAGAAGTTTTGTAGTTGGTTTAGGTGTCACGTACGTATGACCGTTTTAACTTCTTAAAGTAGTAACACTATGGTTACTTGTACTGatatgatta
The sequence above is drawn from the Castanea sativa cultivar Marrone di Chiusa Pesio chromosome 5, ASM4071231v1 genome and encodes:
- the LOC142635867 gene encoding uncharacterized protein LOC142635867 — protein: MDKKRGSREYFEGVAKFVEFASLSARNGKILCPCVKCVNLISVLPNVARDHCWASGMLNNYKVWKFHGESTAATTATVCGSSHVQETLNEYGDFRGMLHDLCPPHEMAPEPMEEGPTVQHVDEGMNDEANKFYKMIDDVDKPLYEGCTKFSIFSAIVVLFQLKTLCGWTNKSFTMLLQVLKDLLPSDAKLQKDHYEAKKIIQDLGLGYEKIHACPNDCMLFWKDNVNLDACPCCTASRWKTNEASVASKNASSTKGKKKAAKILRWFPLKPRLQQLFLSPDLASSMKWHVHGRTDDGVMRHPADSEAWKMFDTKYLEFSSDPRNVRLGLAADGFNPFGIMSTSDSTWPVMLVPYNLPPWLCMKRSSLILSAVIPGPTSPGLAIDVYLQPLVEELRELWDVGVQAYDASSKEIFQLRVALMWTINDFPAYADLSGWSTKGGLACPSCAMETDSRYLKNGHKFCYMGHRRWLDVDHNFREEVASQIIPDTEHFVGRCLGRKCQLAYNKRKRGEADQSGWKKRSILFTLPYWEDHKLRHNLDVMHIEKNVMDNILGTLLNLKDQTKDNYKACLNLADMGIRTELHLQRRSDDKYIIPPACFHMSSSERDGFLQVLKDVTVPDGYASNISRRVNMKERKISGLKSHDNHILMQQLFPIALRESLPSHVTRPLIKLACFFREICSKTLSVLDIVTVEADITVTLCELEKIFRPSFFTVMVHLVMHLAAEAKIGGPVHYRWMYLIER